One Etheostoma cragini isolate CJK2018 chromosome 18, CSU_Ecrag_1.0, whole genome shotgun sequence DNA window includes the following coding sequences:
- the hsdl1 gene encoding inactive hydroxysteroid dehydrogenase-like protein 1, which produces MVTTTRLIHTPDIPANVTFRKHNVILTKYALDSKLASASLVWTMATVDSFQFLYREVSRSCSPYFETLALVGALYTTRRVIILLRDCCALLRVHFLPRMIPSKKLSQRFGDWAVVYGAAEPVARAYAEELARHGISIIFVTKDHTSVRDTAASLSQSYGVETVVILADFSSDPAASKSIEEATRGKDIGFLVNCVESSSSPPRSLIDTPEQALLEFVSKNVAAATLMTRLVLPGMLERSRGAVVNISSGACSRPLPGRVTLTASTGYLDHFSRALHLEYGGKGIFVQSLIPFQIASSEQQASSSSSSSSSSSSTPLLRQGWFVPKPEVYARHAISTLGVSNRTTGYWPHTLQYGLIRCIPEWIWVLGSRVLISSS; this is translated from the exons ATGGTAACAACGACTAGATTAATTCACACACCTGACATACCAGCTAACGTTACCTTTAGAAAACACAACGTTATATTAACTAAATACGCTTTAGATAGCAAGCTAGCATCAGCATCATTAGTGTGGACTATGGCGACAGTTGACAGCTTTCAGTTTTTGTATAGAGAAGTTTCTCGGTCATGCAGTCCTTACTTTGAAACCCTGGCCCTGGTCGGGGCCCTGTACACGACCAGAAGGGTGATAATCCTGCTGAGAGACTGCTGCGCGTTGCTCAGGGTGCACTTCCTGCCAAGGATGATCCCGAGCAAGAAGCTGAGCCAAAGATTTGGTGACTGGGCTGTGGTTTATG GTGCAGCAGAGCCTGTGGCCAGAGCCTATGCAGAGGAGCTGGCCCGACACGGTATCAGCATTATCTTTGTCACAAAGGACCATACCTCTGTTAGAGACACCGCTGCATCCCTCTCCCAGAGCTACGGCGTGGAGACGGTTGTCATCCTGGCTGACTTCTCTTCGGACCCGGCAGCCAGCAAGTCCATCGAAGAAGCCACGAGGGGGAAAGATATCGGCTTCCTGGTGAACTGTGTGGAGTCGTCGTCGTCTCCCCCTCGGAGCCTGATTGACACGCCGGAGCAGGCTCTGTTGGAGTTTGTGAGTAAGAACGTTGCGGCCGCCACTCTGATGACCCGGTTGGTGCTGCCGGGGATGCTGGAGCGCAGCAGAGGAGCTGTGGTCAATATATCATCGGGGGCTTGCTCCAGACCCCTACCTGGAAGAGTGACCCTCACCGCGTCCACT GGCTACCTGGATCATTTCTCAAGAGCTCTTCATCTTGAGTACGGTGGCAAAGGGATCTTTGTCCAAAGTCTGATTCCTTTCCAG ATAGCCTCAAGTGAGCAAcaagcatcatcatcatcatcatcctcatcatcatcatcctcgaCACCCTTATTGAGACAGGGATGGTTCGTACCAAAGCCAGAGGTGTACGCCCGCCATGCCATCTCCACCCTGGGTGTCTCTAATCGGACCACCGGCTACTGGCCTCACACTCTGCAG TACGGACTGATCAGATGTATTCCAGAGTGGATCTGGGTTCTGGGTTCACGGGTGCTAATCAGTTCAAGCTAA